From the Heliangelus exortis chromosome 14, bHelExo1.hap1, whole genome shotgun sequence genome, one window contains:
- the OGT gene encoding UDP-N-acetylglucosamine--peptide N-acetylglucosaminyltransferase 110 kDa subunit isoform X1: MGEAGALDAAPAAFVLVSPHLCALTVCRRLPAVWVSPVGGRVSALPGRSLRAVLGGARHEPTKHMLSFQGLAELAHREYQAGDFEAAERHCMQLWRQEPDNTGVLLLLSSIHFQCRRLDRSAHFSTLAIKQNPLLAEAYSNLGNVYKERGQLQEAIEHYRHALRLKPDFIDGYINLAAALVAAGDMEGAVQAYVSALQYNPDLYCVRSDLGNLLKALGRLEEAKACYLKAIETQPNFAVAWSNLGCVFNAQGEIWLAIHHFEKAVTLDPNFLDAYINLGNVLKEARIFDRAVAAYLRALSLSPNHAVVHGNLACVYYEQGLIDLAIDTYRRAIELQPHFPDAYCNLANALKEKGSVVEAEECYNTALRLCPTHADSLNNLANIKREQGNIEEAVRLYRKALEVFPEFAAAHSNLASVLQQQGKLQEALMHYKEAIRISPTFADAYSNMGNTLKEMQDVQGALQCYTRAIQINPAFADAHSNLASIHKDSGNIPEAIASYRTALKLKPDFPDAYCNLAHCLQIVCDWTDYDERMKKLVSIVADQLEKNRLPSVHPHHSMLYPLSHSFRKAIAERHGNLCLDKINVLHKPPYEHPKDLKASEGRLRIGYVSSDFGNHPTSHLMQSIPGMHNPDKFEVFCYALSPDDGTNFRVKVMAEANHFIDLSQIPCNGKAADRIHQDGIHILINMNGYTKGARNELFALRPAPIQAMWLGYPGTSGALFMDYIITDKETSPVEVAEQYSEKLAYMPNTFFIGDHANMFPHLKKKAVIDFKSNGHIYDNRIVLNGIDLKAFLDSLPDVKIVKMKCPDGCDNADGNAALSMPVIPMNTIAEAVIEMINRGQIQITINGFNISNGLATTQINNKAATGEEVPRTIIVTTRSQYGLPEDAVVYCNFNQLYKIDPSTLQMWANILKRVPNSVLWLLRFPAVGEPNIQQYAQNLGLSQNRIIFSPVAPKEEHVRRGQLADVCLDTPLCNGHTTGMDVLWAGTPMVTMPGETLASRVAASQLTCLGCLELIAKSRQEYEDIAVKLGTDLEYLKKIRGKVWKQRISSSLFNTKQYTMDLERLYLQMWDHYAAGNKPDHMIKPVEASDSA; the protein is encoded by the exons ATGGGTGAGGCGGGGGCTCTCGACGCGGCCCCTGCCGCCTTTGTGCTTGTTTCCCCTCACCTCTGTGCACTGACGGTCTGTCGCAGGCTGCCGGCGGTCTGGGTCTCTCCCGTCGGCGGGCGTGTGTCGGCGCTGCCCGGCCGCAGCCTGCGAGCCGTTCTTGGAGGAGCACGTCACG AACCAACGAAACATATGCTTTCCTTCCAAGGGTTAGCGGAGTTGGCTCATCGTGAGTATCAGGCAGGAGACTTTGAAGCAGCAGAGAGACACTGCATGCAGCTGTGGAGACAAGAGCCTGATAATACTGGTGTGCTTTTATTACTGTCATCCATTCACTTCCAGTGTCGCAGACTGGACAG ATCTGCTCACTTCAGCACTTTGGCCATTAAACAAAACCCACTGTTGGCTGAAGCCTACTCAAACCTTGGCAATGTGTACAAGGAGCGTGGACAGCTACAAGAAGCAATTGAACATTACAGACATGCACTGCGCCTCAAGCCGGATTTCATTGATGGATATATTAATTTAGCTGCTGCCCTGGTAGCAGCAGGTGATATGGAAGGAGCAGTACAGGCATATGTGTCTGCCCTTCAGTACAACCCT GACTTGTACTGTGTTCGTAGTGACCTGGGGAACCTGCTCAAAGCCCTGGGTCGCTTGGAAGAAGCCAAG GCCTGTTACTTAAAAGCAATTGAGACTCAACCAAACTTTGCAGTGGCTTGGAGTAATCTTGGCTGTGTTTTCAATGCCCAAGGAGAAATTTGGCTTGCTATTCATCACTTTGAAAAG gctgTAACACTTGACCCAAATTTTCTGGATGCTTACATCAATCTGGGAAATGTCCTGAAAGAGGCGAGGATATTTGACAG aGCTGTAGCAGCTTATCTACGAGCCTTGAGTTTGAGTCCAAATCATGCAGTTGTGCATGGCAACCTTGCCTGTGTGTATTATGAGCAAGGACTTATAGACCTGGCAATAGACACCTACAGGAGAGCTATTGAACTACAACCCCACTTCCCTGATGCCTATTGTAACTTGGCCAACGCCTTGAAGGAGAAAGGCAGT gtggTAGAAGCAGAAGAATGCTACAATACAGCTCTTCGACTTTGTCCCACTCATGCAGATTCTCTCAACAATCTGGCAAACATCAAACGGGAACAGGGAAATATTGAGGAAGCTGTCCGACTGTATCGGAAGGCTCTTGAG gTGTTTCCAGAGTTTGCTGCTGCACATTCAAATTTAGCAAgtgttctgcagcagcaggggaagTTACAGGAAGCTCTGATGCATTACAAAGAAGCTATTAG gatCAGCCCCACATTTGCAGATGCTTATTCCAATATGGGAAATACTTTAAAGGAGATGCAGGATGTTCAGGGAGCTCTACAGTGCTACACCCGTGCCATTCAGATAAACCCAGCTTTTGCTGATGCCCACAGCAACCTGGCTTCTATTCACAAG GATTCGGGGAATATACCAGAAGCCATTGCTTCTTATCGCACTGCTCTGAAACTGAAACCTGATTTTCCAGATGCTTACTGTAACTTGGCCCACTGTTTGCAG aTTGTCTGTGACTGGACAGACTATGATGAAAGAATGAAGAAGCTGGTTAGCATTGTAGCTGATCAACTGGAGAAAAACAGACTGCCTTCTGTCCACCCACATCATAGTATGCTGTATCCCCTTTCTCACAGTTTCAGGAAGGCTATTGCTGAGAGGCATGGAAATCTGTGTTTGGACAAG ATTAATGTTCTTCACAAGCCACCTTATGAGCATCCCAAGGATTTGAAGGCCAGTGAAGGTAGACTTCGTATTGGCTATGTGAGCTCTGATTTTGGAAACCATCCAACCTCACACCTTATGCAGTCAATCCCAGGCATGCACAATCCAGACAAATTTGAg GTGTTCTGTTATGCCCTGAGTCCTGATGATGGTACAAACTTCCGTGTAAAAGTCATGGCTGAAGCAAATCATTTCATTGACTTATCTcag ATACCATGtaatggaaaagcagcagaccGCATCCATCAGGATGGGATACACATTCTCATTAATATGAATGGCTACACTAAAGGAGCCCGAAATGAATTATTTGCCCTGAGACCAGCACCTATTCAG gcCATGTGGCTAGGGTATCCTGGAACCAGTGGGGCATTGTTCATGGACTATATCATCACAGACAAAGAAACTTCCCCAGTTGAGGTGGCTGAGCAGTATTCAGAGAAATTAGCATACATGCCAAACACTTTCTTTATTGGAGATCATGCCAACATGTTCCCCCATTTAAAG aaaaaagcagtCATTGATTTCAAGTCCAATGGTCATATTTATGATAACAGAATTGTTTTGAATGGCATTGACTTGAAGGCTTTCCTTGACAGTCTCCCTGATGTCAAGATTGTTAAG ATGAAGTGTCCTGATGGTTGTGACAATGCAGATGGTAATGCTGCCCTCAGTATGCCAGTCATTCCTATGAACACAATTGCAGAAGCTGTGATTGAGATGATTAATCGTGGGCAAATTCAGATAACTATCAATGGATTCAACATCAGTAATGGATTAGCAACTACTCAG aTTAACAACAAAGCAGCAACTGGTGAAGAAGTTCCACGAACTATAATTGTTACTACACGTTCTCAGTATGGCTTACCAGAAGATGCTGTTGTGTACTGTAACTTCAATCAGCTGTATAAGATTGATCCTTCCACTTTACAGATGTGGGCTAAT atCCTAAAAAGAGTTCCAAACAGTGTGTTGTGGCTGCTACGCTTCCCAGCTGTAGGAGAACCCAATATTCAGCAATATGCACAAAACTTGGGTCTTTCCCAAAACCGAATCATCTTTTCTCCTGTTGCCCCCAAAGAAGAAcatgtgaggagagggcagttGGCTGATGTCTGTCTGGACACTCCGCTTTGCAATGGGCACACAACTGGAATGGATGTACTCTGGGCTGGGACTCCAATGGTCACAATGCCAG GCGAGACTCTTGCATCACGAGTTGCTGCCTCCCAGCTTACTTGCCTGGGTTGTCTTGAGCTCATTGCAAAAAGTAGACAGGAATATGAGGATATTGCTGTGAAACTGGGAACTGATCTGGAATA CCTGAAAAAAATACGTGGCAAAGTCTGGAAGCAGAGAATATCCAGTTCTTTGTTCAACACGAAACAGTACACAATGGACCTGGAGCGGCTTTATCTTCAGATGTGGGATCACTATGCTGCTGGCAACAAACCAGACCATATGATTAAGCCAGTAGAGGCCAGTGACTCTGCGTGA
- the OGT gene encoding UDP-N-acetylglucosamine--peptide N-acetylglucosaminyltransferase 110 kDa subunit isoform X5 produces the protein MMRNMACYLKAIETQPNFAVAWSNLGCVFNAQGEIWLAIHHFEKAVTLDPNFLDAYINLGNVLKEARIFDRAVAAYLRALSLSPNHAVVHGNLACVYYEQGLIDLAIDTYRRAIELQPHFPDAYCNLANALKEKGSVVEAEECYNTALRLCPTHADSLNNLANIKREQGNIEEAVRLYRKALEVFPEFAAAHSNLASVLQQQGKLQEALMHYKEAIRISPTFADAYSNMGNTLKEMQDVQGALQCYTRAIQINPAFADAHSNLASIHKDSGNIPEAIASYRTALKLKPDFPDAYCNLAHCLQIVCDWTDYDERMKKLVSIVADQLEKNRLPSVHPHHSMLYPLSHSFRKAIAERHGNLCLDKINVLHKPPYEHPKDLKASEGRLRIGYVSSDFGNHPTSHLMQSIPGMHNPDKFEVFCYALSPDDGTNFRVKVMAEANHFIDLSQIPCNGKAADRIHQDGIHILINMNGYTKGARNELFALRPAPIQAMWLGYPGTSGALFMDYIITDKETSPVEVAEQYSEKLAYMPNTFFIGDHANMFPHLKKKAVIDFKSNGHIYDNRIVLNGIDLKAFLDSLPDVKIVKMKCPDGCDNADGNAALSMPVIPMNTIAEAVIEMINRGQIQITINGFNISNGLATTQINNKAATGEEVPRTIIVTTRSQYGLPEDAVVYCNFNQLYKIDPSTLQMWANILKRVPNSVLWLLRFPAVGEPNIQQYAQNLGLSQNRIIFSPVAPKEEHVRRGQLADVCLDTPLCNGHTTGMDVLWAGTPMVTMPGETLASRVAASQLTCLGCLELIAKSRQEYEDIAVKLGTDLEYLKKIRGKVWKQRISSSLFNTKQYTMDLERLYLQMWDHYAAGNKPDHMIKPVEASDSA, from the exons ATGATGAGAAATATG GCCTGTTACTTAAAAGCAATTGAGACTCAACCAAACTTTGCAGTGGCTTGGAGTAATCTTGGCTGTGTTTTCAATGCCCAAGGAGAAATTTGGCTTGCTATTCATCACTTTGAAAAG gctgTAACACTTGACCCAAATTTTCTGGATGCTTACATCAATCTGGGAAATGTCCTGAAAGAGGCGAGGATATTTGACAG aGCTGTAGCAGCTTATCTACGAGCCTTGAGTTTGAGTCCAAATCATGCAGTTGTGCATGGCAACCTTGCCTGTGTGTATTATGAGCAAGGACTTATAGACCTGGCAATAGACACCTACAGGAGAGCTATTGAACTACAACCCCACTTCCCTGATGCCTATTGTAACTTGGCCAACGCCTTGAAGGAGAAAGGCAGT gtggTAGAAGCAGAAGAATGCTACAATACAGCTCTTCGACTTTGTCCCACTCATGCAGATTCTCTCAACAATCTGGCAAACATCAAACGGGAACAGGGAAATATTGAGGAAGCTGTCCGACTGTATCGGAAGGCTCTTGAG gTGTTTCCAGAGTTTGCTGCTGCACATTCAAATTTAGCAAgtgttctgcagcagcaggggaagTTACAGGAAGCTCTGATGCATTACAAAGAAGCTATTAG gatCAGCCCCACATTTGCAGATGCTTATTCCAATATGGGAAATACTTTAAAGGAGATGCAGGATGTTCAGGGAGCTCTACAGTGCTACACCCGTGCCATTCAGATAAACCCAGCTTTTGCTGATGCCCACAGCAACCTGGCTTCTATTCACAAG GATTCGGGGAATATACCAGAAGCCATTGCTTCTTATCGCACTGCTCTGAAACTGAAACCTGATTTTCCAGATGCTTACTGTAACTTGGCCCACTGTTTGCAG aTTGTCTGTGACTGGACAGACTATGATGAAAGAATGAAGAAGCTGGTTAGCATTGTAGCTGATCAACTGGAGAAAAACAGACTGCCTTCTGTCCACCCACATCATAGTATGCTGTATCCCCTTTCTCACAGTTTCAGGAAGGCTATTGCTGAGAGGCATGGAAATCTGTGTTTGGACAAG ATTAATGTTCTTCACAAGCCACCTTATGAGCATCCCAAGGATTTGAAGGCCAGTGAAGGTAGACTTCGTATTGGCTATGTGAGCTCTGATTTTGGAAACCATCCAACCTCACACCTTATGCAGTCAATCCCAGGCATGCACAATCCAGACAAATTTGAg GTGTTCTGTTATGCCCTGAGTCCTGATGATGGTACAAACTTCCGTGTAAAAGTCATGGCTGAAGCAAATCATTTCATTGACTTATCTcag ATACCATGtaatggaaaagcagcagaccGCATCCATCAGGATGGGATACACATTCTCATTAATATGAATGGCTACACTAAAGGAGCCCGAAATGAATTATTTGCCCTGAGACCAGCACCTATTCAG gcCATGTGGCTAGGGTATCCTGGAACCAGTGGGGCATTGTTCATGGACTATATCATCACAGACAAAGAAACTTCCCCAGTTGAGGTGGCTGAGCAGTATTCAGAGAAATTAGCATACATGCCAAACACTTTCTTTATTGGAGATCATGCCAACATGTTCCCCCATTTAAAG aaaaaagcagtCATTGATTTCAAGTCCAATGGTCATATTTATGATAACAGAATTGTTTTGAATGGCATTGACTTGAAGGCTTTCCTTGACAGTCTCCCTGATGTCAAGATTGTTAAG ATGAAGTGTCCTGATGGTTGTGACAATGCAGATGGTAATGCTGCCCTCAGTATGCCAGTCATTCCTATGAACACAATTGCAGAAGCTGTGATTGAGATGATTAATCGTGGGCAAATTCAGATAACTATCAATGGATTCAACATCAGTAATGGATTAGCAACTACTCAG aTTAACAACAAAGCAGCAACTGGTGAAGAAGTTCCACGAACTATAATTGTTACTACACGTTCTCAGTATGGCTTACCAGAAGATGCTGTTGTGTACTGTAACTTCAATCAGCTGTATAAGATTGATCCTTCCACTTTACAGATGTGGGCTAAT atCCTAAAAAGAGTTCCAAACAGTGTGTTGTGGCTGCTACGCTTCCCAGCTGTAGGAGAACCCAATATTCAGCAATATGCACAAAACTTGGGTCTTTCCCAAAACCGAATCATCTTTTCTCCTGTTGCCCCCAAAGAAGAAcatgtgaggagagggcagttGGCTGATGTCTGTCTGGACACTCCGCTTTGCAATGGGCACACAACTGGAATGGATGTACTCTGGGCTGGGACTCCAATGGTCACAATGCCAG GCGAGACTCTTGCATCACGAGTTGCTGCCTCCCAGCTTACTTGCCTGGGTTGTCTTGAGCTCATTGCAAAAAGTAGACAGGAATATGAGGATATTGCTGTGAAACTGGGAACTGATCTGGAATA CCTGAAAAAAATACGTGGCAAAGTCTGGAAGCAGAGAATATCCAGTTCTTTGTTCAACACGAAACAGTACACAATGGACCTGGAGCGGCTTTATCTTCAGATGTGGGATCACTATGCTGCTGGCAACAAACCAGACCATATGATTAAGCCAGTAGAGGCCAGTGACTCTGCGTGA